One part of the Dioscorea cayenensis subsp. rotundata cultivar TDr96_F1 chromosome 2, TDr96_F1_v2_PseudoChromosome.rev07_lg8_w22 25.fasta, whole genome shotgun sequence genome encodes these proteins:
- the LOC120275485 gene encoding zinc finger BED domain-containing protein RICESLEEPER 2-like, giving the protein MDLYMVESIFICVVGRAHIINLVVQDGLKCIDPCVTKISECVKYVKGSQVRKQKFLECVAHSSLDSKKGLRQDVTTRWNSTYIMLESAIYYRRAFMHLELSDSNFKHCPSRDEWEKVEKIKKILALFYAITNLFSGSKYPTTNMYIPLVVTAYLKMKDEVDGFDECMSSMVVVMLEKFQKYWDDFNKLLAMAIIMDPRYKFHFVDWSYKMIYGVDMGKAKVEELRGVLKSLFDHYVDVSPLASIRSTNLAPTTHNASKLAR; this is encoded by the coding sequence ATGGACTTGTATATGGTGGAAAGTATTTTCATATGCGTCGTTGGGCGCGCTCATATTATAAATTTAGTGGTTCAAGATGGGCTGAAATGCATAGATCCTTGTGTCACCAAAATTAGTGAATGTGTTAAGTATGTGAAAGGCTCTCAAGTTAGAAAGCAAAAGTTTCTTGAATGTGTTGCTCATAGTTCTCTTGATAGCAAGAAAGGATTAAGGCAAGATGTCACTACTCGATGGAACTCAACTTATATCATGCTTGAAAGTGCCATTTATTATCGCCGTGCATTCATGCATTTAGAATTGAGTGATTCAAACTTCAAGCATTGTCCTTCAAGAGATGAATGGGAGAAAGtggagaaaattaaaaaaattttagctcTATTTTATGCCATTACCAATCTATTCTCCGGTTCAAAGTATCCAACTACAAACATGTATATTCCTTTAGTTGTGACCGCttatttgaaaatgaaagacGAGGTGGATGGCTTTGATGAGTGCATGAGTTCTATGGTTGTTGTGATGCttgaaaaatttcagaaatattGGGATGATTTCAATAAGTTACTAGCCATGGCTATTATTATGGATCCTCGATATAAGTTTCATTTTGTGGATTGGAGCTATAAAATGATATATGGTGTGGATATGGGAAAAGCTAAGGTGGAAGAATTGCGAGGGGTTCTTAAGTCTCTTTTTGATCATTATGTGGATGTATCTCCGTTGGCATCAATTAGATCAACCAATTTAGCTCCAACAACTCATAATGCTTCGAAACTTGCTCGATAA